One Gammaproteobacteria bacterium genomic window carries:
- a CDS encoding alcohol dehydrogenase catalytic domain-containing protein: MPVPGVGQVRVKAESISVNQFDAWVRSGRFSGTFWMKAPLPLILGQELCGPVDAVGEGVTSVTEGQRVVVFRDFLKALTGCYAEYVVADESDLIPVADSVDLDEAAAFPLAYLTAFHALHTLGHLQAGYTVLPMHRPAQSGPIDACSGTEGLSQTAL, encoded by the coding sequence ATGCCTGTGCCGGGCGTCGGCCAAGTACGGGTTAAGGCAGAGTCGATATCAGTCAACCAATTCGATGCTTGGGTGCGTAGTGGCAGATTCAGTGGCACATTCTGGATGAAAGCACCCTTGCCGCTCATCCTCGGACAGGAACTCTGCGGACCAGTAGACGCAGTCGGCGAAGGTGTGACCAGTGTGACTGAAGGCCAGCGCGTGGTCGTGTTTCGCGACTTTCTCAAAGCGCTTACGGGTTGCTACGCCGAGTATGTTGTCGCCGATGAGAGTGATCTCATCCCGGTCGCCGATTCGGTCGATCTCGACGAAGCGGCAGCGTTTCCGTTGGCCTACCTAACGGCATTTCACGCACTACACACGCTCGGGCATCTGCAAGCGGGATACACGGTGTTGCCTATGCACCGGCCGGCGCAAAGTGGCCCGATTGATGCGTGTAGCGGGACTGAGGGGCTGTCCCAAACGGCGCTTTAG
- the pgsA gene encoding CDP-diacylglycerol--glycerol-3-phosphate 3-phosphatidyltransferase produces the protein MNIPNTLTLIRIALIPVFVLVFYLPFSWAHIAASIVFALAALTDWLDGYLARRLGQISRLGAFLDPVADKLMVAIALVLLVEAHPSPWLALPAAVIVGREITVSALREWMAEIGARGKVAVSDYGKVKTIAQMVAIFLLLFGEPLFALPVIEVGYVLLYVAAGLTLWSMLLYLYAAWPKLSERKAQKSNV, from the coding sequence ATGAATATTCCTAACACGCTCACACTCATTCGCATCGCATTGATCCCGGTCTTCGTTTTGGTGTTTTATCTTCCGTTTTCGTGGGCGCATATCGCAGCGAGTATCGTCTTCGCGCTTGCCGCGCTGACGGATTGGTTGGACGGCTATCTGGCCCGGCGCCTCGGGCAGATCTCAAGACTGGGCGCGTTTCTCGATCCGGTCGCCGATAAGCTGATGGTCGCTATCGCGTTGGTGTTACTGGTGGAGGCCCATCCGAGTCCGTGGCTTGCATTGCCGGCGGCCGTGATTGTCGGACGCGAGATTACAGTGTCCGCGCTCAGGGAGTGGATGGCGGAGATTGGCGCCCGAGGCAAAGTGGCTGTCTCAGATTACGGAAAGGTGAAGACGATCGCACAGATGGTGGCCATATTCTTGTTGCTCTTTGGGGAGCCCCTCTTTGCACTCCCGGTGATTGAAGTAGGCTACGTGCTCTTGTATGTCGCGGCGGGATTGACGCTCTGGTCCATGTTGCTCTATCTTTATGCGGCTTGGCCGAAGTTATCTGAAAGAAAGGCGCAGAAGAGCAATGTTTAA